In Leptolyngbya sp. NIES-2104, the genomic window TCTTGCTTCCGTGATGTGGTGGTTTACAGCCGATCTGACTCGTCGATCGATGCTGTGTCCAGGTCCGAGCCAACTGACTCGCGCTCGGGAGGCGTATTCACCGATGGGTTCGCAGTGTATCGCAATCCGTCGACGAGCAGAGCAACCATGCGGCGCACGTAGTCGGTTCGATCCCCGTCAGCCGACATACACAAGCTCGCAACCGCTCTCAGTAAGTCGTCTGGCTCGATATCGGTACGCACCTCACCCGCGCTAGCCGCTGCGTTGAGCAATGCTTGTAGCGCAGGACGGAGTCGCTTATCAAAGTAGATAGGCAAAGTGTTGAATGCCGGGTTTCCAGAGTGCAAGGCGGTTGCAAGTCCGCGTTTGGTTGCGATGAAGTCTGCATAGCGCTGCATCCAAAGCGCCAGCGCTTCACCCGGCGGATGTTTTGCTGCCAAGACCGATGCGGCATCCGCACAGGCATCGACCTGATGACGGAAGACCGCCACGATCAGATCCGAGCGTTGCGGAAAATGGCGATACACGGTGCCGATGCCGACACCAGCCTTCTCTGCAATCTCTCGTACAGGAGCGTCCACTCCCGAAGTTGCGAACACCGCCAACGCTGCCTCCAGCAGTGCATCAATATTCCGTTGCGCGTCAGCCCGCACAGGTCGCGACTTCGAGGCTTCGCGTCCGTAGTCACTGCCTTTCGCGTCCGTCTTCTTGCTCATTTTCACTCTCCACTTGACAAGGCGGAACATTGTTCCGTATTATGTGGAATATAGTTCCGCTTAAGCTAATTTAGCACAGCGGCGTAGACCAACATTGAGGCAAAAGAGATTACTATGCAAAACAACCGCATCGCCCTAATCACCGGGGCTAACCAAGGAATCGGACTCCAAATCGCCAAAGAGATGGCGCAACACGGCTTCACCGTGCTCGTCGGGTCGCGCAACTTCGAGAATGGTGAGACCGCCGCGAAAAGCATCGGGGCGAATGCTCACGCCCTTCAACTTGACGTGACGGACAGAGCGTCCATCGCCGCCGCCGTAGAGCGCGTTCGCAGTGAGTTCGGGCGGCTCGACGTGCTGGTGAACAACGCGGCCATCGCGCACGCGGGAGAACGGGGAAGGTCGCTCGAAGAGATGCTCCAGTCGAACCGCGCCAGCGTTGCGTCTCTGGACGAAGTGCGTACCGTTTTTGAGACCAACGTGTTCGGTGTTCTCGCCGTTACGCAGGCGATGCTACCACTGCTGCGCGAAGCACCTGCGGCGCGCATTGTTAACATCGGGAGCGGTGTCGGTTCGCTGACGCTGAACTCGGATCCGACCTGGGAGTATCGCACGGGGTATGGCGTGACTTACGCCGCCTCGAAGACCGCTCTCAACGCTATTACGCTGTCCTTTGCCATTGAACTGGAAGGGACAAACATCAAGGTTAACGTCGTCAGCCCCGGCTTCACCAAGACGGCTCTCAACAACTTCGCGGGCACAGACTCGATCGAAGAGGGTGCTCGTGAACCGGTGCGCGTCGCCCTGGAAGAGGACGGACCGACAGGCACCTTCTCTGGACCGAGCGGACCGCTCCCGTGGTAATCTTGCCTTCCCAGAAACGCTATTCAACAAACCGCTAACATCCCACTTGGACACGAGTTTCCAAGGAGAGACCAGAAGAAGTGTGACTATGCAAAAGCGCAAACTTGGAAACAGCAATTTGGAAGTCTCGGCTCTTGGTCTTGGCTGCATAGAATAAGCTTTTCCCATGCTCCGTCAAAAGAGGAGATGATTTCCCTGTCTCTCAGATCACGGTGCAGGGGGCACGCTACCCCGAACAACTGGAGCGCATAGCTGGACGCTGCTCTGCTATCGTCCCCGAATTGCTCAATGCCGTCCATCAGGTACTGGGTCTCGCCCAAAAGGTGCGATCGGGAATGGGGGCAATTTGACGATCGAAGCTCCGTTAATTGTGGGTCTGGGGAACAGTGATATCGTGGCGAGTGCGATCGCGGGCAATGGAGGTCGGATTCAGATTGCGCTCAGCGATCGACTACGACTGTGACTGTTCCCACCTCGATCGTTGAAGCGACCGCTTGGCATCGCAATGCTCAGACGGGTAAGGTTGAACTGACGGCGGGTCAGACTGCACCGGGAAGCACGATCTCAACTTGTAACCCGGTGTAACGTGTTTCTACAGTCGATCGCGCTGGGGTTCAAAAACAAGTAAGGTCAAGCGACTCGTAACCGTTCAATGTCTCGGATAGGTGGCGCACCAAACATGCGGGCATATTCGCGGCTGAACTGCGAGATGCTCTCATAGCCCACCTGATGAGCCACCTGGGTCGCACCCACATTCTCGGACAGCATGATCTGACGCGCTGCTGACAGTCTCAATTGCTTTTGATATTGCAGCGGACTCATCGAGGTCACTTGCTTAAAGTGGCGATGGAACGATGAAGCAGACATATTCGCCTGCTCAGCTAGATCCTCAACTCGGAGCGGCTGGGCAAACTCTGCTTTGAGTCGTTTGATGACTTCAGCAATCCGCTGCATATTGCTACCAGCCGTGGCAATCTGACGAATCGCCTCCCCTTGTTCACCAGTGAGCAGGCGGTAATAAATTTCGCGGATGACCATCGGGGCGAGAAACGGGATATCTTGCGGTGTCTCTAACAGCTTGGTCAGGCGGATAGCACAATCAATCAACGTTGAATCGGCATTACTGATAAACCAGCCGCTAACAGAATCTTTGTGATCGATACTTGGATTCGTTTGAGCGATGATTTCACAGAGCTGGGCAGAGTCTAGCTTTAGCTTAAGACATAAATAGGGTTTGTCGGGTGTCGCCTCGACAGCACATCCACTCATCGGCAAATCCACCGAAACAACCAAATACTGAGCAACGCCGTATCGATAAGCTTCTTCATTCAGCAGCACTTCTTTTTTACCTTGCACCACAAGACCAAGTACCGGTTCGCTGACACCGCGCATTGCTGTAACAGAATCACATTCCCGCATGAATGCTAAAGAATCGATCGCAGTTGCATGGGAACCGTTGCCCTTGCTGTGCGTGTGCCGAGCAACTAATGTCGCCAGTTCTTCACATTTGTCGATCGCTTCCTCATGACTCGTTGTCTCAATTCCCATGCATCCTGCCTGCTGTGATTGTTCTCATGCGCTTATTATAAGAACATTTTTTTGCTGCTTGCACCTTGCTTGGGAGGATTAGGCAAACATCTGCCAGGTTTGTGTATTTAAGCTCTTGGTTCTGGCTTATAGGATGAATCTATGCAAGTACAGCAGTGAGAGGCACTGGCTCAAGCGACTGATCTAGTTATCTGGGCAGATCGACACCCCGATATTGGACAGATTTGTGGCTAACGGGCAAAAAGTCCTTCGTGCCTTCCTCTTCACTAACCACTTCTCATAAACTTTTTGAACAAGGAGCACCCATGAAGACATGGTTTATTACAGGGACATCTCGCGGCTTTGGTCGCGAATGGACTCAGGCGGCACTAGAGCGAGGAGACAGAGTGGCTGCAACAGCGCGTAATCCTGACAGCCTCAATGACTTGGTAGAGCAATTTGGCGATCAGATCTTGCCTCTGCATTTGGATGTCACTGATCAAGCAGCGAACTTTGCAGCGGTGCAGGCAGCACATAAGCATTTTGGACAGCTTGATGTGATTGTGAATAATGCAGGCTATGGCTTGTTTGGAGCGATCGAAGAAGTCAGCGAGGCTGAAGCACGAGCGCAGATCGAAACTAATTTATTTGGGGCACTGTGGGTGACGCAAGCGGCATTACCCTACCTGCGATCGCAAGGCAGTGGACATATTCTCCAAGTTTCCAGCATCGGAGGGATCGGTGCATTCCCAATGCTCGGACTGTACCACGCCTCCAAATGGGGACTGGAAGGATTCAGTGAGGCACTCAGTCAGGAGGTCGCGCCCTTCGGTATCAAAGTCACGATTATCGAGCCGGGTGGGTTCAGTACAGATTGGTCGGGTAGCTCGGCGGTACACGCTACGCCGATCGCGGACTATGACAGCGTGCGGAATGCACGAGCAACTCGAAATGCGGATGTGAAAATTAGCGATCCCACTGCATCCAGTGCGGCAATCCTCAAGCTCGTCGATGCCGAGAATCCGCCGTTGCGTCTGCTCCTCGGCACGTTTGCAACTCAGATTGTCCCGCACATCTATGAGCAGCGATTAAAGGTCTGGACAGAATGGCAAGATGTGGCACGTGCTATTGACCAATAACGAATAGCACATTCAAGTTCAAGCAAGAAAAGTCGTAAACATTGATAAGGAGCAGTAACAATGACTGTACAAACAAATCTTGGCGGCAGCTTCACGCTGCCAAACACGTCGATCGCTTTAAATCGTCTAGGATACGGCGCAATGCAACTCGCGGGTAAAGGGGTCTTTGGTCCGCCGCGTGATGTCGATGCTGCGGTTGCCGTTCTGCGCGAGGCGATCGCACTCGGCATCAATCACATCGATACCAGCGACTTCTACGGTCCCCATATTACCAATCAGATTATCCAGCAAGCACTGCATCCCTATCCAGAGGATCTCGTCATTGTGACTAAGATTGGTGCCCGTCGTCCTGAAGATGGCTCGTGGCAACTTGCGATGTCGCGGCAGGAGCTGATTGATGCCGTTCACGACAACTTGCGAAACCTCGAAATTGATGCGATCGATGTTGTCAATCTTCGGATGATGGGTGACATGGCAAAACCATCGGAGGGTTCTCTCGCGGAGCCACTGACCGTTTTGGCTGAACTCAAACAACAGGGGCTGATCCGCCATATCGGACTCAGCAACGTCACGCCCAAGCAGTTAGCAGAGGCACAAACAATTACCGAGATCGTTTGCGTTCAGAACGAGTACAACTTAGTGCATCGTGAAGATGACGCTTTCATCGACGATCTGGCACGTCAGGGTGTAGCGTATGTCCCGTTCTTTCCGCTCGGTGGGTTTTCGCCGCTGCAATCGTCCACACTGAATGACGTTGCCGCCTCTTTGAATGCAACCCCAATGCAGGTCGCGTTAGCTTGGCTGCTTCATCGTTCTCCCAACATTTTGCTCATTCCCGGAACGTCATCGGTTGAGCATTTGCGCGAGAATCTTAAAGCCGCCGCTCTGCAACTTTCGCCCCAAGTGCTTGAAACGTTAAACGCGATCGCAACTCAAAAAGACAAATAATTGACGTTTCCAACTCTTCATTCACCTCAATCCACATTCACAAGCAACAAATAATGTCAAATTCTGATACTAAAGTTTGGTTGATTACGGGTAGCTCTAGCGGGTTTGGTCGATCGCTAGTTGAAGCGGTACTTAAGAAGGGCGATCGTGTGGTTGCCACGGCTCGAAAACCGGAACAACTCGATGATCTCGTTCAACAATACCCAGAGACAATCCATCCGGTTCGCCTAGATGTGACGAACCCACAAGAGATTCAAGCGTCGATCAAGTCGGCATTGAATCAGTACGCTTGTATTGATGTGCTGGTGAACAATGCGGGCTATGCCACACTGGGCGCGATTGAAGAATTTAGTGATGAAGACATTAGACGACAATTTGAGACGAATTTCTTCGGCGTACTGAATATGACTCGTGCCGTGTTACCAACAATGCGTAAACAACGCAGTGGTCACATTCTCAACATTTCTTCTTTTGCTGGCGTGGTTGCCTTTGGTGGACTCGGAATTTATAGTGCAACCAAGTTTGCTATAGAAGGAATTTCTGAAGCGTTAGTACAAGAAGTTAAGCCTTTAGGGATCAACGTGACGCTGATCGAACCAGGGACATTTCAGACGAATGGCGCTGCATCAGTCATCACTCCAAAGCAGCCGATCGCGGAATATGCCGCGACGATCGATTCAATGCAAGCAGCGATTGTCAGCCAACCGGGTGATCCAGCCAAAGCCGCTGTCGCAATGATTCAAGTCGTCGAAAGTGACAATCCACCTTTGCGATTAGCACTCGGCGAAGATTCAGCAAACGGAATTGCTCAAAAACTCGATGCAATGAAAGCTGAACTCGAAGCTTGGAAATCCGTTTCGCTTAGCACTGCATTTGAAGGTGAAACGGTAGGAGCAAGGAACTAGGAAACAACCAAAGGGTTGCAAAAACAGTAGTCGATCGCCGAAGCCGCATTTAAGCCCTAGAGTTTGGCGATCGCAGATTCTAACTCGATCGCAATCCCGAAAGACAGATGAGCGGCATGAGAAAGACCAATAATGTCAGTTATCCCTTCGTCGATCGTGGTTTCAACGCGGATATCCGGGTGAGCATCGAGGACACCACGCAATACAGGCTTATTATCTGGAAGAACGTTTATGAGAATTCGGTTAAAACGCCGCCGCTTCGGTCAATTAATGATCGTAGGTACGATCATGACAACAGCGGGGAACTGGATGAGGCGATCGATCGCTCAACCCAGTCCTAAACCCTCACCTATCCCCCCGATCGCTCAGCCCAATGGAGTGGCTGTGGCACTAAAGATTAATGGCAAACCTCAGTCACTTACGCTTGAACCGCGTGTGACGTTACTCGATGCCCTGCGCGAACATATCGGGCTGACTGGCTCGAAAAAAGGCTGCGATCACGGGCAGTGCGGTGCCTGCACGGTGATTGTAGATGGGCGGCGCGTGTTGTCCTGCCTGACGCTGATGGCAACGTGCGAAGGCAGCGAGGTGACGACGATCGAGGGTTTGGCACAAGGCGACGATCTGCACCCGATGCAGGCGGCGTTCGTCAAGAACGATGGATTTCAGTGCGGCTACTGCACACCGGGTCAGATTTGCTCAGCGGTCGCCATGTTGAACGAAGCGCAGAACGGCGGAGCGAGCTATGTCACCGCTGATGTGCGGCAGCAACCACGCCCGGTACAGCTCTCCGACGACGAGATCAAAGAAAGAATGTCGGGCAACCTCTGTCGCTGTGGTGCGTATCCAAACATTGTTGCGGCAATCAGAGAAGTTCACACGGGTGAGGCGGCGTAAATTATGAGACCTTTTCAATACACAAAAGCGAAGGACGCGAACACAGCCGTGCAAACCGTTGCAGCAAATGCAAATTCCCAGTTTCTAGCGGGCGGCACCAACCTGATTGACCTGATGAAGGAAGATGTAGCCCGTCCGGTTGAACTGGTGGATATCACGCGCTTGAACCTGACGCAAATCGGCACCGTTGCGGGAAGTGGCAATCTCTCGATCGGAGCGCTGGCGAAAAACTCCGATACGGCGAATCACCCCCTCGTGCGGCAAAACTACCCGCTGTTGACGCAGGCGATTTTAGCAGGCGCGTCGGGGCAGATTCGCAATATGGCGACCAATGGCGGCAATCTCAATCAGCGAACGCGCTGCCCGTACTTTTACGATACGGCGATGCCCTGTAACAAACGCGAACCGGGCAGCGGCTGTGGTGCGATCGCAGGCATCAACCGCAATCATGCGATTTTCGGCTGGTCGGAACAGTGCGTTGCGGTTTATCCCAGTGATATGGCGATCGCGCTTGCTGCCCTCGATCCGATTGTGCAGGTGCAGCGCTCAGACGGCACAGTGCGATCGATTGCCTTTACCAACTATCACCGTCTGCCAGAGAACAACCCGGAAAAAGACAACAACTTAGACCGAGGCGAATTGGTTACAGCGATCGAACTGCCGAGAAACAATTTTGCTGCTAAAAGTCACTACTTGAAAGTGCGCGATCGCAGCAGTTACGCCTTTGCGCTCGTCTCGGTCGCCGTCGCACTGGAAACCAGCGGCAACACGGTCAATCAAGTGCGAATCGCAATGGGTGGTGTAGCACACAAACCCTGGCGCGCCACGGCAGCCGAAACGTTTCTAGCGGGTAAAGCGGCAACCGAAGCGAATTTTCTAGCGGCGGCTGAAGCGGAAATGCGGAATGCTAAACCGCTCGAACACAACGCCTTCAAAGTCGAACTCGGTAAGCGGATGATCGTCCGCGCTTTAATCCAAGCGATGGGTAGCGATAGAGCTTGATGCGTAAAATTTTGGATCAAGGAGACGAATAAGATGGCATTAATCGGCAAACGCCGCTAAATTCAACCCGCCGCGAATAGTGCATTCTGAACGAGAAAACTGCTTGTCGCACATCATCGGCGGCGTGATTTTTGGTATCGGCTCGGCGCTGCTGGAAAAATCATTCAAAGGAGAAGGAGAATGAAAATGTCGAGACGTGGAATGTTGACTGCGGCTTGCGGCTGCTGTCTTGCCGCGCTGGGTGCAGCGGCATGTTCCACCAACGCGCAGGATTCGCAAGTCGTGACCCAAGCCAGCGGCTCTGATCGGGAGAGAAAATCAAGTGCACGCGGCGAACGTCGTGACGGGTCGGGATTGCCCGACTTGCATCACGTCGCCCTGATTGTGGCTGATCGAGACCGCTCACTCGCAAAGCTCCAAGACGGCTTCGGCTTCGGTCGTTCGCACGTCTTCGATG contains:
- a CDS encoding TetR/AcrR family transcriptional regulator; translation: MSKKTDAKGSDYGREASKSRPVRADAQRNIDALLEAALAVFATSGVDAPVREIAEKAGVGIGTVYRHFPQRSDLIVAVFRHQVDACADAASVLAAKHPPGEALALWMQRYADFIATKRGLATALHSGNPAFNTLPIYFDKRLRPALQALLNAAASAGEVRTDIEPDDLLRAVASLCMSADGDRTDYVRRMVALLVDGLRYTANPSVNTPPERESVGSDLDTASIDESDRL
- a CDS encoding SDR family oxidoreductase produces the protein MQNNRIALITGANQGIGLQIAKEMAQHGFTVLVGSRNFENGETAAKSIGANAHALQLDVTDRASIAAAVERVRSEFGRLDVLVNNAAIAHAGERGRSLEEMLQSNRASVASLDEVRTVFETNVFGVLAVTQAMLPLLREAPAARIVNIGSGVGSLTLNSDPTWEYRTGYGVTYAASKTALNAITLSFAIELEGTNIKVNVVSPGFTKTALNNFAGTDSIEEGAREPVRVALEEDGPTGTFSGPSGPLPW
- a CDS encoding AraC family transcriptional regulator; this translates as MGIETTSHEEAIDKCEELATLVARHTHSKGNGSHATAIDSLAFMRECDSVTAMRGVSEPVLGLVVQGKKEVLLNEEAYRYGVAQYLVVSVDLPMSGCAVEATPDKPYLCLKLKLDSAQLCEIIAQTNPSIDHKDSVSGWFISNADSTLIDCAIRLTKLLETPQDIPFLAPMVIREIYYRLLTGEQGEAIRQIATAGSNMQRIAEVIKRLKAEFAQPLRVEDLAEQANMSASSFHRHFKQVTSMSPLQYQKQLRLSAARQIMLSENVGATQVAHQVGYESISQFSREYARMFGAPPIRDIERLRVA
- a CDS encoding SDR family oxidoreductase, translated to MKTWFITGTSRGFGREWTQAALERGDRVAATARNPDSLNDLVEQFGDQILPLHLDVTDQAANFAAVQAAHKHFGQLDVIVNNAGYGLFGAIEEVSEAEARAQIETNLFGALWVTQAALPYLRSQGSGHILQVSSIGGIGAFPMLGLYHASKWGLEGFSEALSQEVAPFGIKVTIIEPGGFSTDWSGSSAVHATPIADYDSVRNARATRNADVKISDPTASSAAILKLVDAENPPLRLLLGTFATQIVPHIYEQRLKVWTEWQDVARAIDQ
- a CDS encoding aldo/keto reductase family oxidoreductase, with product MTVQTNLGGSFTLPNTSIALNRLGYGAMQLAGKGVFGPPRDVDAAVAVLREAIALGINHIDTSDFYGPHITNQIIQQALHPYPEDLVIVTKIGARRPEDGSWQLAMSRQELIDAVHDNLRNLEIDAIDVVNLRMMGDMAKPSEGSLAEPLTVLAELKQQGLIRHIGLSNVTPKQLAEAQTITEIVCVQNEYNLVHREDDAFIDDLARQGVAYVPFFPLGGFSPLQSSTLNDVAASLNATPMQVALAWLLHRSPNILLIPGTSSVEHLRENLKAAALQLSPQVLETLNAIATQKDK
- a CDS encoding oxidoreductase encodes the protein MSNSDTKVWLITGSSSGFGRSLVEAVLKKGDRVVATARKPEQLDDLVQQYPETIHPVRLDVTNPQEIQASIKSALNQYACIDVLVNNAGYATLGAIEEFSDEDIRRQFETNFFGVLNMTRAVLPTMRKQRSGHILNISSFAGVVAFGGLGIYSATKFAIEGISEALVQEVKPLGINVTLIEPGTFQTNGAASVITPKQPIAEYAATIDSMQAAIVSQPGDPAKAAVAMIQVVESDNPPLRLALGEDSANGIAQKLDAMKAELEAWKSVSLSTAFEGETVGARN
- a CDS encoding 2Fe-2S iron-sulfur cluster-binding protein, which translates into the protein MRIRLKRRRFGQLMIVGTIMTTAGNWMRRSIAQPSPKPSPIPPIAQPNGVAVALKINGKPQSLTLEPRVTLLDALREHIGLTGSKKGCDHGQCGACTVIVDGRRVLSCLTLMATCEGSEVTTIEGLAQGDDLHPMQAAFVKNDGFQCGYCTPGQICSAVAMLNEAQNGGASYVTADVRQQPRPVQLSDDEIKERMSGNLCRCGAYPNIVAAIREVHTGEAA
- a CDS encoding xanthine dehydrogenase family protein subunit M, translated to MRPFQYTKAKDANTAVQTVAANANSQFLAGGTNLIDLMKEDVARPVELVDITRLNLTQIGTVAGSGNLSIGALAKNSDTANHPLVRQNYPLLTQAILAGASGQIRNMATNGGNLNQRTRCPYFYDTAMPCNKREPGSGCGAIAGINRNHAIFGWSEQCVAVYPSDMAIALAALDPIVQVQRSDGTVRSIAFTNYHRLPENNPEKDNNLDRGELVTAIELPRNNFAAKSHYLKVRDRSSYAFALVSVAVALETSGNTVNQVRIAMGGVAHKPWRATAAETFLAGKAATEANFLAAAEAEMRNAKPLEHNAFKVELGKRMIVRALIQAMGSDRA